TTCGATCGGCTCATCGCTGATGCGGATGACGCGGACGATTGCGCCGGGGACCGGCCGGCCGATGCACGTGCCGCCGCCGCGGGCGGTTTCATGGCGCGTTTCACCGAGGATTTCGGTGTGGTCGATGGATGCCACTGGCAATGCCTCCGTTGCACCGTATGGCGTGTGAATTCGCGCGTCGTGCGGAAGCATCCTGGCAAAGCGCTCCAGCGTCGCCGGGGGAACCGGGGCGCCGGCGGAAATGACGCGGCGCAGCGACGGGAGTGTGATCCTGTTCGCCTCGCCATAGCGACCGACGCGATCGAGCAAGGCCGGCGAGCCGAACATGTGCGTCACGTTCTGACTCTGGATCGCTCCGATGATCTTCGTCGGATCGACGTCGGCAGGTCGCGTGGGGTCCATTTCCGGCAGGACGGCCGTCATGCCGAGTGCCGGGTCGAAGAGCGCGAAGAGCGGAAACGTAGGCAGGTCGATCTCCCCGGGCGCGATTTTGAAATGATCGCGGAGGATGCGGACCTGGGCGTCGAATTGGCCGTGCAGGTAGAGGACGCCCTTGGGCGGACCCGTGCTGCCGGTCGTGAAGATGATCGCGGCGGGATCGTCGGCCTTCGTCGAGGCGATTTCGTAGGGTTCGCCGGTGACCGCACGAATGTCTGACAGGGACAAGCCGCCCCACCCTAAACGTCGCCCGACGGTCACGGCGATACGCACAGAGCGAAATGCCGCCGGGTGCGAGAGACGAAGAAGCTGCGCGAGCGGAATGCCGATGAACGCCTCGGCATGGACCGCCGCGAGGCAGTCGACCATACGGCGCTTGCCCATGCCGGGGTCGATGAGCACCGGGACCGCGCCAATTTTGTAGAGGGCGAAGGTCAGGATGAAGAATTCGAGATTCGGGCGGACCATGAGAAGGGTTCGCATGCCGCGGCGGATGCCGGCTCTCGTCAGGCCGTGTGCGTAGCGGTCCGTTTCGCGGTTGAGTTCGCCAAACGTGATGGACTGGTAGCGGCCACGGCTGTCGCGATAGATGATCGCCTTCGTGTTGGGATGGAGCCGCGCCATTTCGGGGAGATAAGAGGCGATGTTGAGGGATGGAGGGACTAAGGGATTAAGGGATTGAGGGGACGCCGAACTGGGAGTTGGGCCCGCCACAAGGAACTTCTTTACGAGCGGTACGATGCGGTCGCCGGCGTCTTCGAGGACGTAGTGACCGGTGTCGGGGAATTCGTGGACCTCGGCGTGGGGAAATCGTCGTCGCCATTCGGTGAGAAAATGAGCGTCGAAGACGAAATCCTTCATGCCCCAGCAGATCTGAGTCGGGACCCGGGCGAACCGGTGGAGGTTTTCGTCGACGTGGCGGACGGTGTTGTAACTTGGATCGCCGGGCCGAAGGGGGATGTCCTGCACGAAACGCAATGTCGCGATGCGGTTTTGCCAGGAGTCGTACGGCGCGATCAGGCCGTCCCGGATGTCCTGGGAAAGGCCCCTGGCCGTCGCCATGGTCGTTGCAGATCGGGCAAACAAATTCAGGCCACGGACCGCGAGCACGGCCAACGGTCCTCCGCTACGAATGAGGCGGAGTCGCAGGGGGAATCGCTTGCTTGACGGCAACAGGAACGCAGCCGTATTGAGAATGACGAGCCGTGCGATCCGTTTGGGCTTGCGCAGGGCGCAGGCCATGCCGATCATCCCGCCCCAGTCGTGCAGCACGAGCGTCACGCCGCGATCCAGCCCCAGGTGATCGAGCAAGCGCTCCAGATCATCGACGCGGCGCGCGAGGCGATAGTCATAGGCGTCGTCGCCCGGCTTGTCGGACAGGCCGCAGCCAATGTGGTCAGGAACAATGCATCGATACTCGCCGCGCAGGGCAAGGACAAGTCTGCGAAAGTAGAACGACCAGGTCGGGTTGCCGTGGACCATGACGACGGGCTCGCCCGTGCCCTCGTCGAGGTAGTGGTAGCGGAGCGCGCCGAGCTGCAGATAATGCGACGCGAAGGGATACAGGCGCTTCCATGATGGATCGGGCGCGGCCATCACCAACCCCGGTCGGACGGTCTCGTTTTCCACAGTGCCGTGCATGGGCGAGCCGCGGATCATACCGCGCGGAATGCGAAAGCGGGCCGCCAACTTGACACTCGGCCGCAATGGGCGGATATTGATGAGCGCTCGGGCGGTGGGGGGCAATAAGCCGCCGCGGTTGCCGGGCGCAAGAGAGTCCCACGCATGGAGGTCGCTTCCAGCCTTCGAGAAGTCTGGCAATTCCGCGAAGTCGTCAAGAACTTCGTCTCGCAGGACCTCAAGGTCAAGTACCGCCGGTCGTTCCTGGGCTTTTTCTGGTCGCTGCTCAATCCGCTCCTTCATCTGACGGTCATCAGCGTCGTCTTCGCCATGCTGTTCAAGTTCGACGTGCGAAATTACGCCCTGTACGTCCTGAGCGGACTCATTCCGTGGACCTTTTTTGCCGCGACGATCGACGGGTGCAGCATGAGCATCATCGCCTCGGAGGGCATGATTAAGCGGCAGTATTTCCCCAAGCTCGTCTTCCCGCTCAGCGTCATGATGCAGAACCTGATCACGTTCGGCCTGTCGCTTGTCGCGCTGCTCGTCGTCATCGGCCCTTTTTCGGGATTTCGCATCACACCGGCCCTGCTCATTCTGCCGCTTTCTTTTCTTTGCATCGTCAGCGTGGCCTTCGGAATCGGGGTTATTGCCGCCGTGCTCACGGTCTATTTCCGCGACTTCCAGCATCTGATCTCCGTCTTCATGCAGGTCTGGTTTTATCTGACGCCCATCATTTACCCCATCGAAGCCAAGGAACACGCCGTCCCCGCCGCCGTCGCGATGGCGCAGCCCGCGAGCGAGCCCCCTGAAATGGTGGACCGCGGGCCGGTCAGCCACCGGCACCGCTTCTATTTCAAGTTGAATCCGCTCTATTCCATCATCGAGATGTTTCACCGTCCGCTGTACGACGCGCGACTGCCCACGAATTCGGAAATACTCGCCGCCACGGGGACCGCGGGCATTGCCCTAATCGTTGGTCTCCTCGTCTTCCGGCGCTACGAGGATTCCCTGATCTTCAACTTGTGAGTACCTCGCGATGCCGATGAACGACAACTTCATCCGCCTGGAAAACGTGGGGCTGACGTTCCGCGTCTATTCCACGCGCAATCGCTCGATCAAGGAGACCGTCGTCAATTACGTCCTACGCCGCCAATACGGCAAGCCGAGTTCGGAGGTGACGGCGCTCAAGGGCGTGAATCTGCACATCCCCCACGGTCGGCGGCTGGGCATTGTCGGCGACAATGGCGCGGGCAAGTCGTGCCTGCTTAAGGTGATTTCGAGAATCTATCGCCCCACGACCGGAAACGTGCAGCGGCAGGGATTCCTTGTTCCGCTGCTGGAAGTGGGGATCGGATTTAACCACGAGCTGAGCGGTCTGGAGAACATCTATCTGACCGGTGCGATCATGGGCTTTTCGCGGAAGGAGATGGCCCGGCGGGTGGAACCGATCCTGGAGTTTTCCGAGCTGCGCGAATTCGCCGAGACGCCGGTAAAATACTACTCGTCGGGCATGGCCCAGCGGCTGGCCTTCAGCATCGCGACGGAGATCGACCCGGAGATCCTACTATTGGACGAAATCTTCAGCGTCGGCGACATTCACTGGATCGAAAAGGCTGAACGGCGGATGCGCAGCTTGATCGACCGGGCGAGCATCCTCGTGCTGGTATCGCACCAGATGGAACTGATTGAAAAGTACTGCGACGAGGCGATCTGGATGCAGTCGGGGCAACTGGTCATGCAGGGACGGCCCGACGAAGTGATTGAGGCCTATCGCTCCGCCGCGTCGGCGGGGGTCAGCGCGGCGGTCCGGCACGAGCCAGTCGCTGTTCATTGAGCGGCGGCACCAATTGAAATTATGACCAAGAAAGCGCTCATCACGGGGATCACGGGGCAGGACGGCAGCTATCTCGCCGAACTGCTTCTGGACAAGGGTTACGAGGTCCACGGAATCGTCCGCCGGTCGAGCACCTTCGGCACGCAGCGGATCGAGCACCTTTATCGCGATCCGCACCTGGAGTCGACCCGCTTCTTCCTGCACTACGGCGACCTGACGGACGGCGCGGGGCTGCGCCGGATCCTCAGCGATGTCGCGCCGCAGGAGATTTACAACCTCGGGGCGCAGTCGCATGTCCGCGTGAGCTTCGACCAACCTGTCTATACCGCCAACACGGACGCCCTCGGCACGCTTCGGCTGTTAGAGGCGATCCGCGAGACGGGGGTAACGTCGCGGTTCTATCAGGCCGCGAGCAGTGAGATGTTCGGCAAAGCCAGAGAGACGCCGCAGACGGAAGAGACGCCGTTTTACCCACGCAGCCCTTATGGATGCGCGAAGGTCTTCTCTTATTGGCAAACGGTGAACTATCGTGAGGCCTATGGAATGTTTGCCGCCAACGGCATCCTCTTTAACCACGAGAGCCCGCGGCGCGGTGAGACCTTTGTCACGCGCAAGATCACCCGCGCGGCGACGCGGATAAAGGAAGGGCTGCAGGACAAGCTCTTTCTCGGCAATCTCGACGCACGGCGCGACTGGGGATTCGCGGGCGATTATGTCGACGCCATGTGGCGGATGCTGCAACAGAATCAGCCCGAGGATTATGTGATTGCCACCAGCGAGTCGCATTCCGTCCGTGAATTCGTCGAAGAAGTCTTCGGCTTGCTGGGTCTCGACTGGCAGAAGCACGTGGAGATCGACCCCCGCTATTTCCGTCCGGCGGAAGTCGACCACCTCCAGGGCGACGCGAGCAAGGCCCGGCAGAAGCTCGGCTGGAACGCAAGAGTTACGTTCAAGGAACTGGCCAAAATGATGACGGAGCACGACCTGACGCTGGCCCGTGAGGAGCGCGTCCTCGTAGAGCACCGGGCCAAGACCGGCCAACCACCTCCCAAGAAGTATTGATCGCCATGACGACTCCCATTCCACAGGCCCCCACGAAGGAGCGCGTCGTCATGGATCAATCCAGCGTCTACCAAAGGAAGGTGGACCCGAACGGCGACGATTCGCTGGCCAAGCTGGTACGGTGGATCCGGCCGCGATCGGTCGTTCTGGAGCTGGGGCCGGCCATCGGCTACCTGACGCGCTACTTGAAAGAACACCTCGACTGTACCGTCGATTGCGTTGAATACTCGGCGGCGATGGCGGAGAAGGCCGCGCCCTTCGCCCGGGAGATGTGGGTGGCCGATCTCGACGCGATCGAATTGTCGGATCGCTTCGCTTCCGGGGAATACGACTTCATCATCGTGGCGGACGTCCTCGAACATCTCAAGAACCCATGGAGGGTATTGGAGTCCTGCCGAACTTTGCTCAAGCCCGGCGGGCAACTCCTGCTTTCGATTCCCAATGTCGGTCACGTCGGATTGGTCGCGGAATTGCTGGAGGGGCGGTTCGACTATCGGAGAGACGGGCTCCTGGATCGGACGCATCTTCGCTTTTTCACGCGACGGACTGTGCACGACATGCTCCGCGCGACGGGATTTCATATTGAGGCCGAGGATGCCGTTATTCTGCCGCCAGAAAACACGGAGTTTTCAAGGACGCTCGAGGAATTGCCGCCGGGGCTGCGCGCGGGGCTGATGAAACATCCGGACGCGCTGGTCTATCAATTCCTGGTGGCGGCGAACCCGGGGACGGGAACAAAGGTTGGCGAAACGGCCCCCAGCGAGCCTCCGCGTACGCCTTTTTTCTTCACGAAGCTCTATTGGGCGGCGGCTGACGAATCGTTCGCGGAAGATCGCTGTGTGATTCGACATCTTGCACTGGGCCCGGATCGCCAGCGCGTCGTCTTTGATCTACCCGCCGGCGTGTCGCCACGCCTCCTGCGCTGGGACCCCGTGGATCGGCCGGGCTTCCTGCATCTCTTCTCCCTGAGATTGGTTCGCAGGGACTCCGATGGGAAACCAAGCGAAGTCTTGCTGGATTGGCCAAGTCCCGAACAGATCGCCCAATCGAGCCGAATGGAGAATCTCGAATACGGACGAACCGCCATCGGGGAGACCTTCACGGCGACCTCGGACGATCCGCAAATCGTCCTGGAGTGCCCGATCGAATCGCGGGCGACCTCTGACGGCTCACTATCGCTGGAGGCCGAGTTGGACTGGCCGATGTCCCCGGACTTCCTGGTGGCCAGTGCGACGTTCGGCCAGGCCGTCGTCGCCGCGCGGGCCGCGCAATACGCCCTTCGGCGGGAACTGCACGACGTTCGCGCCGAACGCGACCGCCTTGCCGAGAAAGCCAAGCACGTGGGTCTGCCGCGCGTGGACATCCTGGTCGTGTGCTACAACTCGTCGCGCTGGCTGGACGGCTTCACCGCCAGCCTCCGCAAGCTGGACTATCCCGCCGATCGGCTGAGGCTCGTTTTCGTCGACAACGGTTCGCACGACGATTCGGTGGCGCGAATTAAGGCCGCCGTGCCGACCCTTCCCATGCGCGTGGACTTTGTCGCCACCGGTCGCAACCTCGGCTTCACCGGCGGTTACGAGGAGGCGTTTCGCTACGCCGAGGGCGATTACTTTTTCGTCGTCAACCTCGACACCTCGCTCGCGCCGGACGTCATCAACAAACTGGTCGCCGTGCTGGAGGACGATCCCCAGGTCGGCATCGCCGAGGCACGGCAATTCCCCCGCGAGCATCCGAAGTATTACGACGCCGTGACGCATGAGACGAGTTGGTGCAGCGGGGCGTGCATGATGATTCGGCCGGCGGCCCTGCGACGCGTGGGCGGCGGCTTCGAGCGGAACTTCTTCATGTACGTCGAGGATGTCGATCTGTCGTGGCGGATGTGGCTGCATGGATGGAAGTGCATCTACGTCCCCGATGCGGTTGTAGAGCATTACACCGAAGACCTCGATCCGCGGAAGACGCCCAAGACGCAGCACTACTACACGATGCGCAACGGCGCGCTCATGCACGCGATGTACGGCTCGAAATCGGAGTTGGCACTGCACTATGCGGCGATGTTGCGGCTGGCGATCCTTTCGCGCAATCCCGCGTGGCACAAATGGCTCACACTCAAGGCCATATTCGCATCGCTTCGGGCGCTGCCCGCCGCGCTTCGCGGTCGGGAGCGGCGCGGCGCGCTGGGGCGCCACCCGTGGGTCTTTTTCAACGGCTGGTTGTTCGGACGACATGCCCAGGATCTGGCGCTGGCGAGGGACACGGCATCGCGCGAACCGCAGGTCGACACCATTTCAAGCGGTTTGGCCATAAGCGTCGTGATCCCCACGCACAATCGCGCGGAGAGCTTTCCGCTCGTGCTGCAACGACTCATGGCCCAGGACGTCGGAGCGGATCGATTCGAGGTCATCGTCGTGGATAGTGCGTCGGGCGATCGGACGCCGCAGATGCTGGAGGAGCAGATCCAACGCTACGACAACCTGACCGCGCAGCGGAGCGACAAGCCGGGCGCGGCGGCGGCGCGGAACATGGGACTCGAGGCGGCGAAGGCGCCGATCGTCCTCCTGCTGGACGACGACATCCTCGTGGGACCGGATTTCATCCGCCACGTCCTGCGCGCCCATCGCGAACATCCCGGCCGCAACCTGCTCGGTCGGATTGTCGCACCGTGGGATGACTCGACTGATCCCTTCGAGCGCTACCTGCTTCAGGTCCAGGACGTGAACATCTATGACTTCCCGGACAATGCAAATGTGCCGCCCAACTACTTCTACACCGCCTGCGTGGCCATCCCGCGCGAGATTTTGGGCGACACGCGATTCGACGAAGGCTTCAGCGTCTATGGCGTCGAAGATATCGAGTTTGGATTCAGGCTCCTGGGCGGCGACCGACGAATGGTCTTCCTGCCCGAACTTCGCGTCCTGCACGATTACCACCCGGAGTATCAGTCCTTCCGGCGCAAGAAGCACAAGGCGGGCTACTCCCTCGGCTATTTCCACCAGCGCCATCCGGAACAGGCCCAGAAGCTGACCTTCGGCCGTCGTTTTGTTCGTTGGTACCCGCTCCTTCGCATCGCGCGAACCCTGTCGGCCCCGGTGGCAAGACTGGCCTGGTTCTGGGAACGGATTCGCTATCGCACGGGCCCCGTCAATCGCTTCCTCTTCCGATGGTGGTACATTGACCTCCGGATACGACTCTACGAGGGCTTGCTACGCTTCAAACGCGGCGCGTCGCCGCCGTAACCGACCACGCCATGCAATTCACTGATGAAGTCGAAGAGTACACGATTCTAAGGCTCGATCTGTCCGACTATCCCGGCACGACGCGCCAGCTCCCCGAAGGGTTTCGCATCGCCGGCCCGGAAGTCCGCCCGGCCGTTCGGGAGCGGGAGCGGTCGCTCATTCAATCGCACTTCTTGAGCTGGGCGGCGCCCTATTACGGTGAACTTCCCGGCTGGCGCGACGAATCGCCGCTGTACCTGCTCGACGGGGAACGGCTGATAGGAGGCATCTACGTCTGCGCCCTGAACCAGTATGGCGAAAGGGAAATCGGACAATTGCACTACGCCTACATGGACCCCGCCTATCGCGGTCGCGGTCTCTACAGCTCGCTCTTCGCCGCGGCCGTCGCGCGGGCGAGGGAATGGGGGCTGAAGGGGCTCTATCTAAACTCCGACCGGTTTATGCTGCCGGATGTATATCTGCGCTGGGGGGCGAAGCCCTATCGTGTGCATCGCAAGGCGAGAAATAAATTCTCGCGAGCGCTGTGGTCAATGAGCCGCCGCGCCAAGAACCGTCTGATCGCTCTCAAGCATTTCCGCGAGGCGTAGCCGACGGAGTTGGCTGAGTTTGGGCCGCTACTAAGAACCGCCCGACGAAGGGCGAAGCCAGAAATAAGACCGATATGTACGTCGCGCGAACCAGGAGCTGGATTAGGAGTACCTGCGCCGGCGTACAGGAAAGGATGACTCCCAAATACACGCCGGTCCATTCGGCGACGCCCAGCGCTCCCGGCGTGATGGTGATGAGCATGGCCAACCCCTGACCGGCGGTGTAGAGCATGATGGCGCCCCACTGCACCGGCGCGCCAATACCGAAGAATGCGATCTTGAACTGAACCACGGAGAGGAGAGCGTAAAGGACCGTCACAACCATCAGCCACGCAAAGACGCGTGAGTTTCGCCGCAGAAGACCCCATCCTTCCAGTATTCTGGCGAGCTGTCGAAAACCGAAGGTCTCCGGCCAGGGAACTCGAATCGGCACGGTCATCAGTAGTATCGAAATTACGGCCACCGCGCCAAAGAATGCCGTCAGCGGAAGTGGTGGGTGAATGGAACTACCCCAGAGTAATGCGGCGCCGCACAGGCCCATGCACGCGTGGACAAATCCGTACATGAGATACATCGCGCCCAGCGAGCTGAAGAAATCGGTGAACGAAAACCGGTAGCGCGCTTTCAGGTAGACGGCACGCATCGCCGAGCCGCCGCGCATGGGTGACAGGAAGTTCAGTATGGACGTGGCCACAGTGAGGGATAGCCACTCTTTCGCGGGCAGGTCCACGCCAAAGGCCTGCAGCACGAATTTGATATACAGTCCATTACAGTAGATCGTCGCGGCGGACGCCGCAGCCAAGGCCACGACGCTCCACCACGGCGCCTCCCCGAGGATCAAGAACTCCTGGCGATGGCGATAGCCGTACCAACCCGCCCAGCCGAAAAACGCAATCAGAATGACCGCGCAGACTAGCGTCCGCAATTTCCTCCTGGCCGACGAGCCCGGTTCGGGCGATGCCGTCTGGGCGGCGTTCGGCTCCGCGGTGTGTAGATCGTTACCTTGTTTCAGCATCGGAGCCGCGAGGACTGTCCCGCATTGAGCCTTCAAGAGGGTCCTGGTCGGGAACGCGATACACGGCGACCACGTTCATGGGAAACTTGAGGTGCGATCGCAACAAGCGATCGAGCATGACGCAGGGCCAGACGATCAGCAAATAATTGAGCCCGAAGAAAAACCATCTCACGAGCGGTATCACCCATCCAAGCGTAAGGACGATCGTCGATATCTGATGGCCCAACATACAAAACAGGCCGCCCGCCGGCTGCGTTTTTTGGACGCACAGCCCCGCCCACTGTCCGAGAGAGGCCAGACCGTACGGTGAGAACCGGAAGTAATCGTGCGGTTCTTCGTGCAAACGGGACATATGGGGGACGCACACCACGACCAGTCCGCCGGGCCGGCACACGCGGCGCATCTCCCGCACTGCGACCCACGGCCGCGCCATGTGCTCCAGGGCACTTATTGAAATCACGGTGTCGTAACTGCCGGTCGGTATGACCCCCATGTCGTGTGCGTCGGCGATAAAACGCGTCTTCGGGGAACGCCGTTCGATATCCAAGCCGTCATAGGATTCGACCTGGCCTTCGATGTATTTTCGGAAGGGCATCTTGCCGCAGCCGACATCCAGCAATTTGCCGCGGGCCGATTTCTTAAGGAGAGGAATAATTTGTGTCGCGGAGGGGTAGTATGCCGACGACGCATACCAATAGAGTTCGGAGCCTTCGAGGGCCGTCTCCCATTGCATTCTCAGGCGGGCGAAGAGGCCGGCCTTCGTCGCGGGCCGCGCATCGGACCGGCCTATGGCAGCGCCTTCCGAGACCGATTCCTTTACGTCGAGTTCGCCACACGCATTCATGGAGGTTTGACCTGTTTCAGCCATTCCTGTGCAGTCCTCGACACGTCGAATCGTTCCGCCAATGCGCGAACCGGCCCATCGTAACGACGCCGATCACCCGTTGCCATTGCCCTCATCGCCGCGCACAACGCGGCGCTGTCTACTGGCGGCACGACGAGGCCCGCGGGCTCCTCGCGCAGGAGCCGCCCCATATCGCCGACGTCCGTGACGATCAGCGGTCGGTTCATTTGTAGCGCATCGGAGAAGATGACCGGGATGCTCTCCATCCGCGAGGGGACGATCACGCAATCGCACGCCCCCAGATAGGAGACAGCCGTGGCCTCATCGGCATAACCCCCGATCGTCACGCGGCCCCGCAAGTCCGGTCGGTCGGCGCGCTCGCGAAGTTGCGCTTCGAGCGGCCCGCCGCCGAACATGAAAAGATGCCCGCTCGGTTCATGGCGGGCGTACTCGGCCATCGCTTCGAGCAGGACATCGACGCCCTTGACCGGAGCGTAACGGCCGATGAAGAGAAACCGCGTGCCCGTGTTCGGCAAGTCCAGGGGTTGAATGAGCGCGCGATTCAGTCTCCGACTGGAGGCCATGAACGGACATGGACGGCCCCCGAGGCGCTGCGCATCGTCTGCGAGCTGCAGACCGTCGGCAAAGATGTAGTCGCTCGCCTTCAGCACGCGCCGCACGACGCCGCGCAGGATCGGGTACTTGCCATACACCCAGATATCCGAACCCAGGCACCACGTCGTGAACGGCACGCCATGCCGGGCCTTGAGTCCCATCGCCAGATACCCGGCCGGGACGGCCCACATCGCCAGTACATGATCCGGCGCGCTCTGCTCGTAGAGTGTTTCGAGCGTCTTCCGACCCTCTCGAAACAACGACAGCATCGCCAATGCATCGCTGGGGTGATACGGTTTCATCGTCGACAGCGTCTTGCGCCCCCC
This window of the Phycisphaerae bacterium genome carries:
- a CDS encoding ABC transporter ATP-binding protein is translated as MPMNDNFIRLENVGLTFRVYSTRNRSIKETVVNYVLRRQYGKPSSEVTALKGVNLHIPHGRRLGIVGDNGAGKSCLLKVISRIYRPTTGNVQRQGFLVPLLEVGIGFNHELSGLENIYLTGAIMGFSRKEMARRVEPILEFSELREFAETPVKYYSSGMAQRLAFSIATEIDPEILLLDEIFSVGDIHWIEKAERRMRSLIDRASILVLVSHQMELIEKYCDEAIWMQSGQLVMQGRPDEVIEAYRSAASAGVSAAVRHEPVAVH
- a CDS encoding class I SAM-dependent methyltransferase, with translation MAETGQTSMNACGELDVKESVSEGAAIGRSDARPATKAGLFARLRMQWETALEGSELYWYASSAYYPSATQIIPLLKKSARGKLLDVGCGKMPFRKYIEGQVESYDGLDIERRSPKTRFIADAHDMGVIPTGSYDTVISISALEHMARPWVAVREMRRVCRPGGLVVVCVPHMSRLHEEPHDYFRFSPYGLASLGQWAGLCVQKTQPAGGLFCMLGHQISTIVLTLGWVIPLVRWFFFGLNYLLIVWPCVMLDRLLRSHLKFPMNVVAVYRVPDQDPLEGSMRDSPRGSDAETR
- a CDS encoding GNAT family N-acetyltransferase, which produces MQFTDEVEEYTILRLDLSDYPGTTRQLPEGFRIAGPEVRPAVRERERSLIQSHFLSWAAPYYGELPGWRDESPLYLLDGERLIGGIYVCALNQYGEREIGQLHYAYMDPAYRGRGLYSSLFAAAVARAREWGLKGLYLNSDRFMLPDVYLRWGAKPYRVHRKARNKFSRALWSMSRRAKNRLIALKHFREA
- a CDS encoding glycosyltransferase, giving the protein MTTPIPQAPTKERVVMDQSSVYQRKVDPNGDDSLAKLVRWIRPRSVVLELGPAIGYLTRYLKEHLDCTVDCVEYSAAMAEKAAPFAREMWVADLDAIELSDRFASGEYDFIIVADVLEHLKNPWRVLESCRTLLKPGGQLLLSIPNVGHVGLVAELLEGRFDYRRDGLLDRTHLRFFTRRTVHDMLRATGFHIEAEDAVILPPENTEFSRTLEELPPGLRAGLMKHPDALVYQFLVAANPGTGTKVGETAPSEPPRTPFFFTKLYWAAADESFAEDRCVIRHLALGPDRQRVVFDLPAGVSPRLLRWDPVDRPGFLHLFSLRLVRRDSDGKPSEVLLDWPSPEQIAQSSRMENLEYGRTAIGETFTATSDDPQIVLECPIESRATSDGSLSLEAELDWPMSPDFLVASATFGQAVVAARAAQYALRRELHDVRAERDRLAEKAKHVGLPRVDILVVCYNSSRWLDGFTASLRKLDYPADRLRLVFVDNGSHDDSVARIKAAVPTLPMRVDFVATGRNLGFTGGYEEAFRYAEGDYFFVVNLDTSLAPDVINKLVAVLEDDPQVGIAEARQFPREHPKYYDAVTHETSWCSGACMMIRPAALRRVGGGFERNFFMYVEDVDLSWRMWLHGWKCIYVPDAVVEHYTEDLDPRKTPKTQHYYTMRNGALMHAMYGSKSELALHYAAMLRLAILSRNPAWHKWLTLKAIFASLRALPAALRGRERRGALGRHPWVFFNGWLFGRHAQDLALARDTASREPQVDTISSGLAISVVIPTHNRAESFPLVLQRLMAQDVGADRFEVIVVDSASGDRTPQMLEEQIQRYDNLTAQRSDKPGAAAARNMGLEAAKAPIVLLLDDDILVGPDFIRHVLRAHREHPGRNLLGRIVAPWDDSTDPFERYLLQVQDVNIYDFPDNANVPPNYFYTACVAIPREILGDTRFDEGFSVYGVEDIEFGFRLLGGDRRMVFLPELRVLHDYHPEYQSFRRKKHKAGYSLGYFHQRHPEQAQKLTFGRRFVRWYPLLRIARTLSAPVARLAWFWERIRYRTGPVNRFLFRWWYIDLRIRLYEGLLRFKRGASPP
- a CDS encoding ABC transporter permease, yielding MEVASSLREVWQFREVVKNFVSQDLKVKYRRSFLGFFWSLLNPLLHLTVISVVFAMLFKFDVRNYALYVLSGLIPWTFFAATIDGCSMSIIASEGMIKRQYFPKLVFPLSVMMQNLITFGLSLVALLVVIGPFSGFRITPALLILPLSFLCIVSVAFGIGVIAAVLTVYFRDFQHLISVFMQVWFYLTPIIYPIEAKEHAVPAAVAMAQPASEPPEMVDRGPVSHRHRFYFKLNPLYSIIEMFHRPLYDARLPTNSEILAATGTAGIALIVGLLVFRRYEDSLIFNL
- the gmd gene encoding GDP-mannose 4,6-dehydratase is translated as MTKKALITGITGQDGSYLAELLLDKGYEVHGIVRRSSTFGTQRIEHLYRDPHLESTRFFLHYGDLTDGAGLRRILSDVAPQEIYNLGAQSHVRVSFDQPVYTANTDALGTLRLLEAIRETGVTSRFYQAASSEMFGKARETPQTEETPFYPRSPYGCAKVFSYWQTVNYREAYGMFAANGILFNHESPRRGETFVTRKITRAATRIKEGLQDKLFLGNLDARRDWGFAGDYVDAMWRMLQQNQPEDYVIATSESHSVREFVEEVFGLLGLDWQKHVEIDPRYFRPAEVDHLQGDASKARQKLGWNARVTFKELAKMMTEHDLTLAREERVLVEHRAKTGQPPPKKY
- a CDS encoding lysylphosphatidylglycerol synthase transmembrane domain-containing protein, encoding MLKQGNDLHTAEPNAAQTASPEPGSSARRKLRTLVCAVILIAFFGWAGWYGYRHRQEFLILGEAPWWSVVALAAASAATIYCNGLYIKFVLQAFGVDLPAKEWLSLTVATSILNFLSPMRGGSAMRAVYLKARYRFSFTDFFSSLGAMYLMYGFVHACMGLCGAALLWGSSIHPPLPLTAFFGAVAVISILLMTVPIRVPWPETFGFRQLARILEGWGLLRRNSRVFAWLMVVTVLYALLSVVQFKIAFFGIGAPVQWGAIMLYTAGQGLAMLITITPGALGVAEWTGVYLGVILSCTPAQVLLIQLLVRATYISVLFLASPFVGRFLVAAQTQPTPSATPRGNA
- a CDS encoding fatty acid CoA ligase family protein codes for the protein MHGTVENETVRPGLVMAAPDPSWKRLYPFASHYLQLGALRYHYLDEGTGEPVVMVHGNPTWSFYFRRLVLALRGEYRCIVPDHIGCGLSDKPGDDAYDYRLARRVDDLERLLDHLGLDRGVTLVLHDWGGMIGMACALRKPKRIARLVILNTAAFLLPSSKRFPLRLRLIRSGGPLAVLAVRGLNLFARSATTMATARGLSQDIRDGLIAPYDSWQNRIATLRFVQDIPLRPGDPSYNTVRHVDENLHRFARVPTQICWGMKDFVFDAHFLTEWRRRFPHAEVHEFPDTGHYVLEDAGDRIVPLVKKFLVAGPTPSSASPQSLNPLVPPSLNIASYLPEMARLHPNTKAIIYRDSRGRYQSITFGELNRETDRYAHGLTRAGIRRGMRTLLMVRPNLEFFILTFALYKIGAVPVLIDPGMGKRRMVDCLAAVHAEAFIGIPLAQLLRLSHPAAFRSVRIAVTVGRRLGWGGLSLSDIRAVTGEPYEIASTKADDPAAIIFTTGSTGPPKGVLYLHGQFDAQVRILRDHFKIAPGEIDLPTFPLFALFDPALGMTAVLPEMDPTRPADVDPTKIIGAIQSQNVTHMFGSPALLDRVGRYGEANRITLPSLRRVISAGAPVPPATLERFARMLPHDARIHTPYGATEALPVASIDHTEILGETRHETARGGGTCIGRPVPGAIVRVIRISDEPIEEWSDDLVLPAGEIGEIVVKGPMVTREYCTDAPATRLAKIPDNDGFWHRMGDVGRFDERGRLWFCGRKAHRVITEAGTLFTEPCEAIFSQHPSVYRSALVGVGAPPHQLPIICIELERSATASEQKSLASVLLDLAARHEPTRAVRTILYHSKFPVDIRHNAKIFREKLAVWAAERLR